In Streptomyces ambofaciens ATCC 23877, a single genomic region encodes these proteins:
- a CDS encoding sensor histidine kinase — translation MTTTEARTPTTEPPARPPTTDPATTADRERRRISARVRILLWLLLVMAVALASVAATTRSILLRDTDQRINGLLAQEAGEFANFEEQGFDPETGRPFTDPGRLLRVFLERQYADLDEELVGLVGEVGSRPTQIIQQREIPVALPLHEDADARRRIYASPDSTGTLERPEGEIRWAKVTVARYGGEPAAAFVVAFHPGREQARADEVFRVLLAISGVALLMTTGIAWVVAGRILKPVRLVRATAAQLTEQDLTRRIPVHGHDDVAALAETFNAMLDRLERAFAAQRRFVDDAGHELRTPITIVRGHLELMGDDPAEREETVRLVTDELDRMSRIVEDLLLLAKTERPDFVTPEPVQLAELTADVYVKARTLGDRDWVLDGVADREARLDPQRITQAMVQLAQNAVQHTTTGQTIRIGSRADGTRVELYVADSGPGVQPQDAEVIFERFRRGTARRGVRGTGAGLGLSIVKAIAEGHGGRVALRTTEGGGATFVLTLD, via the coding sequence ATGACGACGACCGAGGCCAGGACACCGACGACGGAGCCGCCGGCACGGCCGCCGACGACGGACCCGGCGACGACGGCTGACCGCGAGCGCCGCCGGATCTCGGCCCGTGTCCGCATCCTGCTCTGGCTGCTGCTCGTGATGGCCGTCGCCCTCGCCTCGGTGGCCGCGACCACCCGCTCGATCCTGCTGCGCGACACCGACCAGCGGATCAACGGCCTGCTCGCGCAGGAGGCGGGCGAGTTCGCCAACTTCGAGGAACAGGGCTTCGACCCGGAGACCGGCCGGCCCTTCACCGACCCCGGGCGGCTGCTGCGCGTCTTTTTGGAGAGGCAGTACGCCGACCTGGACGAGGAGCTGGTCGGTCTGGTCGGCGAGGTGGGCAGCAGGCCGACGCAGATCATCCAGCAGCGGGAGATCCCGGTCGCCCTGCCCCTGCACGAGGACGCCGACGCCCGGCGCCGCATCTACGCCTCGCCCGACTCCACCGGCACCCTGGAGCGGCCGGAGGGGGAGATCCGCTGGGCCAAGGTCACCGTGGCCCGGTACGGCGGCGAACCGGCGGCCGCCTTCGTGGTCGCCTTCCACCCCGGGCGGGAACAGGCCCGCGCCGACGAGGTGTTCCGCGTGCTGCTCGCCATCTCCGGCGTCGCCCTGCTGATGACGACGGGCATCGCCTGGGTGGTCGCGGGCCGCATCCTCAAGCCGGTGCGACTGGTGCGCGCCACGGCCGCGCAGCTCACCGAGCAGGACCTGACCCGGCGCATCCCGGTGCACGGCCACGACGACGTGGCCGCCCTGGCCGAGACGTTCAACGCCATGCTCGACCGGCTGGAACGCGCCTTCGCCGCCCAGCGCAGGTTCGTCGACGACGCGGGCCACGAACTGCGCACCCCGATCACCATCGTGCGCGGCCACCTGGAGCTGATGGGCGACGACCCGGCCGAGCGCGAGGAGACGGTCCGCCTGGTCACCGACGAACTGGACCGGATGAGCCGCATCGTCGAGGACCTGCTGCTGCTCGCCAAGACCGAACGCCCCGACTTCGTCACCCCGGAGCCGGTGCAGCTCGCCGAACTCACCGCCGACGTCTACGTCAAGGCCCGCACCCTCGGCGACCGCGACTGGGTGCTGGACGGCGTCGCCGACCGCGAGGCCCGCCTCGACCCCCAGCGGATCACACAGGCCATGGTGCAGCTCGCGCAGAACGCCGTGCAGCACACCACCACCGGCCAGACCATCCGCATCGGCTCCCGCGCCGACGGCACCCGTGTCGAGCTGTACGTCGCCGACTCCGGCCCCGGGGTCCAGCCGCAGGACGCCGAGGTCATCTTCGAACGGTTCCGGCGCGGCACGGCCCGGCGCGGGGTGCGCGGGACCGGCGCCGGGCTCGGGCTGTCGATCGTCAAGGCCATCGCGGAGGGGCACGGCGGGCGGGTCGCCCTGCGCACCACCGAGGGTGGCGGCGCCACCTTCGTCCTGACACTGGACTGA
- a CDS encoding response regulator transcription factor: MNRILIVEDEERIASFVEKGLRANGFTTTAVADGDSAYEYALTGGFDLVVLDIGLPGRDGFTVLRELRESRVTTPVIVLTARDSVRDTVAGLEGGADDWMTKPFRFEELLARVRLRLRTAARAPEVTVLRSGDLSLDLRTRRARAAERTVDLTAREFVLLELFLRHPGQVLSREQILSHVWGYDFDPGSNIVDVYVRALRKKLGAQRVETVRGMGYRLPG; the protein is encoded by the coding sequence ATGAACCGCATCCTCATCGTCGAGGACGAGGAGCGCATCGCCTCCTTCGTCGAGAAGGGCCTGCGCGCCAACGGCTTCACCACCACCGCCGTCGCCGACGGCGACTCCGCCTACGAGTACGCGCTCACCGGCGGCTTCGACCTGGTCGTCCTGGACATCGGGCTGCCCGGCCGGGACGGCTTCACGGTCCTGCGCGAGCTGCGCGAGTCCCGGGTGACGACCCCGGTGATCGTGCTGACCGCCCGGGACTCCGTACGGGACACGGTGGCCGGCCTGGAGGGCGGCGCCGACGACTGGATGACCAAGCCGTTCCGCTTCGAGGAACTGCTCGCCCGGGTCCGGCTCCGGCTCCGTACGGCGGCCAGGGCACCGGAGGTGACGGTGCTCAGGTCCGGCGACCTCTCCCTGGACCTGCGCACCCGCCGGGCCCGAGCCGCGGAGCGGACGGTGGACCTGACGGCCCGTGAGTTCGTGCTGCTGGAGCTGTTCCTGCGGCATCCGGGGCAGGTCCTGTCCCGGGAACAGATCCTGTCCCACGTGTGGGGCTACGACTTCGACCCCGGCTCCAACATCGTCGACGTGTACGTGCGGGCGTTGCGCAAGAAGCTGGGGGCGCAGCGGGTGGAGACGGTGCGGGGCATGGGGTACCGGCTGCCGGGCTGA
- a CDS encoding NYN domain-containing protein translates to MVETQGGGPGDGAAEVLDRPLPDGVRRRVVQIVSDGFGGLTLGELPAQLRQYARFAPNRRAKFAGNAMAAAVETDTLFRQRIGEKFREAQPELAGALDSGSPPPAADPLDVAAAAYVLRPHGWVKLVTAAGEEAQRADAERADEESRAELERLHAELARAREHTRSETERLRAELDAAKKETESLHRKLRSALSDVKRGEAALRKVRDEVEAVRAETHAQVSAAESESRRLKTRLGEAEAALEATRKAAREGRSVEDMRVRLLLDTLLDATQGLRRELALPPVSVRPAETVDAVEPGRMTPKDIAARALSENDPAILDQLLALPQAHLVVDGYNVTKTGYPQMPLEKQRLRLLGQLSQLAAQTGAEMTCVFDGAELVAPVLLAPPRGVRVLFSKPGVTADELIRQLVRAEPPGRPVIVVSTDREVADGVARAGARPVASAVLLKRLS, encoded by the coding sequence ATGGTGGAGACACAAGGCGGGGGGCCGGGCGACGGCGCCGCCGAGGTGCTCGACCGTCCGCTGCCCGACGGCGTGCGCCGCAGGGTCGTGCAGATCGTGTCCGACGGCTTCGGCGGACTCACGCTCGGCGAGCTGCCCGCACAGCTGAGACAGTACGCCCGGTTCGCCCCGAACCGCAGGGCCAAGTTCGCCGGCAACGCGATGGCCGCCGCCGTGGAGACCGACACCCTGTTCCGCCAGCGCATCGGCGAGAAGTTCAGAGAGGCCCAGCCGGAACTGGCCGGTGCCCTGGACTCCGGCTCGCCCCCACCGGCCGCGGACCCGCTCGACGTGGCGGCCGCGGCCTACGTACTGCGGCCGCACGGCTGGGTGAAGCTGGTGACCGCCGCCGGCGAGGAGGCGCAGCGCGCGGACGCCGAGCGCGCCGACGAGGAGAGCCGCGCGGAGCTGGAGCGGCTGCACGCGGAGCTGGCCCGGGCCCGGGAGCACACCAGGTCCGAGACCGAGCGGCTCCGTGCCGAGCTGGACGCGGCGAAGAAGGAGACCGAGTCGCTGCACCGCAAGCTGCGCTCCGCCCTCAGCGACGTCAAGCGGGGCGAGGCGGCCCTGCGCAAGGTGCGGGACGAGGTCGAGGCCGTCCGCGCCGAGACGCACGCCCAGGTGTCCGCGGCCGAGAGCGAGTCCCGGCGGCTCAAGACCCGCCTCGGGGAGGCGGAGGCCGCCCTGGAGGCCACCCGCAAGGCGGCCCGCGAGGGACGCAGCGTCGAGGACATGCGGGTGCGGCTGCTGCTGGACACCCTGCTGGACGCCACCCAGGGGCTGCGCCGGGAACTCGCGCTGCCCCCGGTGTCGGTGCGGCCCGCCGAGACCGTCGACGCCGTGGAACCCGGGCGCATGACGCCGAAGGACATCGCCGCGCGCGCCCTGTCCGAGAACGACCCCGCCATCCTCGACCAGTTGCTCGCGCTGCCCCAGGCGCACCTGGTCGTCGACGGCTACAACGTCACCAAGACCGGCTATCCGCAGATGCCGCTGGAGAAGCAGCGGCTGCGCCTGCTCGGCCAGCTCTCGCAGCTCGCCGCGCAGACGGGCGCCGAGATGACCTGCGTCTTCGACGGCGCCGAACTGGTCGCGCCGGTGCTGCTCGCACCGCCGCGCGGGGTGCGGGTGCTGTTCTCCAAACCCGGCGTCACCGCCGACGAGCTGATCCGTCAACTGGTGCGGGCCGAGCCGCCGGGCCGGCCGGTCATCGTCGTCTCCACCGACCGCGAGGTCGCCGACGGGGTGGCGCGCGCGGGCGCACGCCCGGTGGCGTCGGCGGTGCTCCTCAAGCGGCTTTCCTGA
- a CDS encoding SLC13 family permease yields the protein MTLNLRLAAALCVALSLCALLAVPANFPALGGDARLTLAVFALATCAWIGTPIDDTYIALGAGLALTATGVISSDTLFGTLGDATVWLLICAFVLAAAVARTGLAGRAAVFLVGGARSVRQLVHLTTAALVVTAFAVPATSGRAALALPVFLALAKALADRKRLVVMLALLFPTVILLSAVATLIGAGAHLITVSVLWESTGDRIGFTQWLLLGLPLAVASSHLAAETVLLTTTRRADREGPVHITAEEIQRHSESPVTGPWTQAEKRCALLLATVVTLWCSEPLHHVSPAVVALIGAVVASSPALGTVRLKDALKTVPWSLLLFMAATMAMGVALADSGAARWLVSGLPAHVTPAVFLGVVVAVSTAAHLVLQSRSARSSVLVPLVIAAAVGAGVNPVAAALASTAAAGFCHTLPASAKPVTLFSDLPGTPTYTPRDLLRLSAVLAPLTAALVLFFAAAVWPLLGVPVTR from the coding sequence GTGACGTTGAACCTCCGCCTCGCGGCGGCCCTGTGCGTGGCGCTGTCCCTGTGCGCGCTGCTGGCGGTCCCCGCCAACTTCCCCGCCCTCGGCGGCGACGCGCGCCTCACCCTCGCCGTCTTCGCCCTGGCCACCTGCGCCTGGATCGGTACGCCGATCGACGACACGTACATCGCGCTGGGCGCCGGTCTCGCGCTCACGGCGACCGGCGTGATCAGCAGCGACACCCTCTTCGGCACCCTCGGTGACGCCACGGTGTGGCTGCTGATCTGCGCCTTCGTGCTGGCGGCGGCGGTGGCCCGGACCGGGCTCGCCGGACGCGCGGCGGTCTTCCTGGTCGGCGGGGCGCGCAGCGTACGGCAGTTGGTGCACCTGACGACGGCCGCGCTGGTCGTGACCGCGTTCGCGGTGCCGGCCACCTCCGGCCGGGCGGCGCTCGCCCTGCCGGTGTTCCTCGCCCTCGCCAAGGCCCTCGCCGACCGGAAGCGACTGGTCGTGATGCTGGCGCTGCTGTTCCCGACCGTGATCCTTCTGTCGGCGGTGGCGACCCTGATCGGGGCGGGCGCACATCTGATCACGGTGTCGGTGCTGTGGGAGTCGACCGGCGACCGGATCGGCTTCACCCAGTGGCTGCTGCTCGGACTGCCGCTGGCGGTGGCCTCGTCCCATCTGGCCGCCGAGACCGTCCTGCTGACGACGACCCGGCGCGCGGACCGCGAGGGCCCGGTCCACATCACCGCCGAGGAGATACAGCGGCACAGCGAGAGTCCGGTCACCGGTCCCTGGACGCAGGCGGAGAAGCGCTGCGCCCTGCTGCTGGCCACGGTGGTGACGCTGTGGTGCAGCGAGCCCCTGCACCACGTCTCGCCGGCGGTGGTGGCGCTGATCGGCGCGGTCGTCGCCTCCTCCCCCGCGCTCGGCACCGTACGGCTCAAGGACGCCCTGAAGACGGTGCCCTGGTCGCTGCTGCTCTTCATGGCGGCGACCATGGCGATGGGTGTCGCGCTCGCCGACTCCGGAGCGGCGAGGTGGCTGGTGTCGGGGCTGCCCGCGCACGTCACGCCGGCCGTCTTCCTCGGGGTCGTGGTCGCCGTGAGCACGGCCGCCCACCTGGTCCTGCAGTCCCGCTCGGCCCGCTCCTCCGTCCTGGTCCCGCTGGTGATCGCCGCGGCGGTGGGCGCCGGGGTCAATCCGGTCGCCGCCGCCCTCGCGTCCACCGCGGCGGCCGGCTTCTGCCACACGCTGCCGGCCTCCGCCAAGCCGGTCACGCTCTTCTCCGACCTCCCCGGCACCCCCACCTACACCCCGCGCGACCTGCTGCGGCTGTCCGCCGTGCTGGCACCGCTGACCGCCGCGCTCGTGCTGTTCTTCGCCGCCGCCGTCTGGCCGCTGCTCGGCGTACCCGTGACCCGCTGA
- a CDS encoding aminotransferase class V-fold PLP-dependent enzyme, which yields MSVSTVAADPSVCAPLPVLGRDVTVPLVTGGEVTYAALDYAASAPALQRVWDDVAAYAPYYGSVHRGAGYLSQLSTDLFENARKTVAGFLGCRDTDQVVFTRSTTDSLNLLAAALPAGCRVFVFETEHHASLLPWSDADVTYLDAPRTPAQAVETLERALAAREPYGPALVCVTGASNVTGELWPVRELAAAAHAHGARIVLDAAQLAPHHPVSVADLDVDWVAFSGHKLYAPFGTGVLAGRADWLREAEPYLAGGGASRSVSRRADGGVDVEWHESAARHEAGSPNVIGAYAVASACKALEEAGFDTLVAREQYLVGKVREGLAEVPQVRVLSLFGDDAPRVGVLSFVVDGWNSSHFAAALSAEYGIGVRDGLFCAHPLVRTLLGSDPQTQGECGAPEAAPGEKSLNAIRVSFGAGTPDEHVERFVNAVKELVSDGARWNYRTEDGRCVPDTTSAAEVPAA from the coding sequence GTCACCGTGCCGCTCGTCACCGGCGGCGAGGTCACCTACGCCGCGCTCGACTACGCCGCCAGCGCGCCCGCGCTCCAGCGGGTCTGGGACGATGTCGCCGCCTACGCCCCCTACTACGGCAGCGTGCACCGGGGCGCCGGGTACCTCTCGCAGCTGTCGACCGACCTGTTCGAGAACGCCCGGAAGACCGTCGCCGGGTTCCTCGGCTGCCGGGACACCGACCAGGTCGTGTTCACCCGGTCCACCACCGATTCCCTCAACCTGCTCGCCGCCGCGCTGCCGGCCGGCTGCCGCGTCTTCGTCTTCGAGACCGAGCACCACGCCTCGCTGCTGCCCTGGAGTGACGCGGACGTGACCTACCTCGACGCCCCGCGCACCCCCGCGCAGGCCGTCGAGACCCTGGAGCGCGCCCTCGCCGCCCGCGAGCCGTACGGGCCCGCCCTGGTCTGCGTCACCGGCGCCTCCAACGTCACCGGCGAGCTGTGGCCGGTGCGCGAACTGGCCGCCGCCGCACACGCGCACGGCGCACGGATCGTGCTGGACGCCGCCCAGCTCGCCCCGCACCACCCCGTCTCGGTGGCCGACCTGGACGTCGACTGGGTCGCCTTCTCCGGGCACAAGCTGTACGCCCCCTTCGGGACCGGGGTGCTGGCGGGCCGTGCCGACTGGCTGCGCGAGGCCGAGCCGTACCTGGCCGGCGGCGGGGCCAGCCGCAGCGTCTCCCGGCGCGCCGACGGCGGCGTGGACGTCGAGTGGCACGAGAGCGCCGCGCGGCACGAGGCCGGGTCGCCCAACGTCATCGGCGCCTACGCCGTCGCCTCCGCCTGCAAGGCGCTGGAGGAGGCCGGCTTCGACACGCTGGTCGCCCGCGAGCAGTACCTCGTCGGCAAGGTGCGCGAGGGCCTCGCCGAGGTGCCCCAGGTGCGCGTCCTGTCCCTCTTCGGCGACGACGCGCCCCGCGTCGGCGTGCTCTCCTTCGTCGTCGACGGCTGGAACAGCTCGCACTTCGCCGCCGCGCTCTCCGCCGAGTACGGCATCGGTGTGCGCGACGGCCTGTTCTGCGCCCACCCGCTGGTGCGCACCCTGCTCGGCAGCGACCCGCAGACGCAGGGCGAGTGCGGTGCCCCCGAGGCCGCGCCCGGGGAGAAGTCCCTCAACGCCATCCGCGTCAGCTTCGGCGCGGGCACCCCGGACGAGCACGTCGAGCGGTTCGTGAACGCCGTCAAGGAGCTGGTGAGCGACGGCGCCCGGTGGAACTACCGCACCGAGGACGGGCGCTGCGTGCCCGACACCACCTCCGCCGCCGAGGTCCCGGCGGCCTGA
- a CDS encoding Lrp/AsnC family transcriptional regulator yields MISAIVLIKTSVDRIPEIAERIAALENVTEVFSVTGTYDLIAMVRVAQHEDLAEVIPGRISKIPGVEGTDTHVAFRTYSQHDLEAAFAIGLDN; encoded by the coding sequence GTGATCAGCGCGATCGTCCTCATCAAGACCAGCGTGGACCGCATCCCCGAGATCGCGGAACGGATCGCCGCGCTGGAGAACGTCACGGAGGTCTTCTCCGTCACCGGCACCTACGACCTGATCGCGATGGTGCGGGTGGCCCAGCACGAGGACCTGGCGGAGGTCATCCCCGGCCGGATCAGCAAGATCCCGGGTGTGGAGGGCACGGACACCCACGTGGCGTTCCGGACGTACTCCCAGCACGACCTGGAGGCGGCGTTCGCCATCGGGCTCGACAACTGA
- a CDS encoding glycerate kinase, translating into MPSPLHRVVVAPSGFKESLSAQAAADAIAAGVRRVLPAAEIDSIPLVDGGEGTAVTLAAATGGRLVALPATGPVGETVGTHFALLGAQDTAVVEMAAVAGLSLVPRALRDPGATTTYGVGELIRAALDTGVRRILVGCGDSGTSDGGAGALQALGARLLDADGFALPPGGRELVRLARVDPSGLDPRLKDTELLVACNPFNVLCGERGVARVFGPQKGATPAQVEHLSAGLENWARVLTRDLGVTGTDLRGGPGTGASGGLGAGLAAVGARLLPRFEVLLDHLDLDARLARADLVLTAEGALDHQTPRGKVPAEVARRAKLYGRPVLALAGTLGEGAHEVPGVDACHGIMPAPMALADALLRAAELLTDATERALRMILLGSRLPAGRTAQAAGTSAAEVVSGTQRPSSVR; encoded by the coding sequence GTGCCCTCCCCGCTGCACCGTGTCGTCGTCGCTCCCAGCGGCTTCAAGGAGTCCCTGTCCGCCCAGGCCGCCGCCGACGCCATCGCGGCGGGTGTCCGCCGGGTCCTGCCGGCCGCCGAGATCGACAGCATCCCGCTGGTCGACGGCGGCGAGGGCACGGCCGTGACGCTGGCCGCGGCGACCGGGGGGCGGCTGGTGGCGCTGCCCGCCACGGGGCCGGTCGGGGAGACCGTGGGCACCCACTTCGCGCTGCTCGGCGCCCAGGACACGGCGGTCGTGGAGATGGCGGCCGTCGCGGGACTGTCCCTGGTGCCCCGGGCCCTGCGCGACCCGGGCGCCACGACCACGTACGGCGTCGGTGAGCTGATCCGCGCCGCGCTCGACACCGGGGTACGGCGGATCCTGGTCGGCTGCGGCGACTCGGGTACGTCGGACGGAGGCGCGGGCGCGCTCCAGGCGCTCGGGGCCCGGCTGCTGGACGCGGACGGCTTCGCCCTGCCGCCCGGCGGAAGGGAGCTGGTCCGCCTCGCCCGCGTCGACCCCTCCGGCCTGGACCCCCGGCTGAAGGACACCGAGCTGCTGGTGGCCTGCAACCCCTTCAACGTGCTGTGCGGCGAGCGGGGCGTGGCCCGGGTGTTCGGTCCGCAGAAGGGGGCGACGCCCGCGCAGGTCGAGCACCTGTCGGCCGGGCTGGAGAACTGGGCGCGCGTCCTCACCCGCGACCTCGGTGTCACCGGAACCGATCTGCGCGGCGGCCCCGGCACCGGCGCCTCGGGCGGGCTGGGCGCGGGTCTCGCCGCCGTCGGCGCCCGGCTGCTGCCCCGCTTCGAGGTGCTGCTGGACCACCTCGACCTGGACGCCCGCCTCGCCCGCGCCGACCTGGTGCTCACCGCCGAGGGCGCCCTGGACCACCAGACGCCGCGCGGCAAGGTCCCCGCGGAGGTGGCCCGCCGCGCCAAGCTCTACGGCCGTCCCGTCCTCGCCCTGGCCGGCACCCTCGGCGAGGGCGCCCACGAGGTGCCGGGGGTGGACGCCTGCCACGGGATCATGCCGGCCCCGATGGCCCTGGCCGACGCGCTGCTGCGCGCGGCCGAACTCCTCACGGACGCCACGGAGCGGGCACTGCGGATGATCCTGCTGGGGTCGCGGCTGCCGGCGGGCCGGACCGCTCAGGCCGCCGGGACCTCGGCGGCGGAGGTGGTGTCGGGCACGCAGCGCCCGTCCTCGGTGCGGTAG
- a CDS encoding rhomboid family intramembrane serine protease, with protein sequence MIRNWSTAARWRVRSLGTARAPRTARGRTAPVTYGLITLCCALFLLSPAAGLNPAYGTGDELLAAQRAYFRRWGVIPAELFEDSPGSALTPATALFVHGSWVHLLGNMLFLYVFGAMTEERMGRLQFTLFYLGCGYLALLGYAGANAHSQQSLVGASGAISAILGAFLFLFPRARVTSLLPFLFFLPLRFPAWIVLPFWAGLQWMAAGRAGDGPGVAYLAHLVGFGLGFVFAWVRFGRTTRVKSVPVAAPEGENQP encoded by the coding sequence ATGATCCGCAACTGGAGCACGGCGGCCCGCTGGAGGGTCAGGTCACTCGGCACGGCCCGCGCGCCCCGCACCGCCCGCGGCCGGACGGCGCCGGTGACGTACGGGCTGATCACGCTGTGCTGTGCCCTGTTCCTGCTCAGCCCGGCGGCGGGCCTCAACCCGGCGTACGGCACCGGTGACGAGCTGCTCGCCGCTCAGCGTGCCTATTTCCGGCGCTGGGGCGTGATCCCCGCAGAACTGTTCGAGGACTCCCCCGGATCGGCGCTCACCCCCGCCACGGCGCTCTTCGTCCACGGCAGCTGGGTGCACCTGCTGGGCAACATGCTCTTCCTCTACGTCTTCGGCGCGATGACCGAGGAACGGATGGGCAGGCTCCAGTTCACCCTCTTCTACCTGGGCTGCGGCTACCTGGCCCTGCTCGGCTACGCGGGCGCCAACGCCCACTCCCAGCAGTCCCTGGTCGGCGCCTCGGGGGCGATCTCCGCGATCCTCGGCGCGTTCCTCTTCCTCTTCCCGCGGGCCCGGGTGACCAGCCTGCTGCCCTTCCTCTTCTTCCTGCCGCTGCGGTTCCCCGCCTGGATCGTCCTGCCGTTCTGGGCCGGCCTGCAATGGATGGCGGCGGGGCGGGCCGGCGACGGCCCCGGGGTGGCCTACCTCGCGCACCTGGTGGGCTTCGGGCTGGGCTTCGTCTTCGCCTGGGTGCGGTTCGGGCGTACGACTAGAGTGAAGAGCGTTCCAGTGGCGGCGCCCGAGGGAGAGAACCAGCCGTGA
- a CDS encoding C40 family peptidase has product MASHRRPKQPSRTRVTVLTTAAAAAVALSSQAANAAPSEKPSKDEVKAKVDKLYQEAEQATEKYNGAKEKQEKLQKEISTIQDNVARGQEELNELRDGLGSMASAQYRSGGIDPSLQLFLSADPDDYLDKASTLDQLSGQQVEALKKIQTKQRDLSQQRSEATEKLKDLASTRTELGKKKKEVQGKLSSAQKLLNSLTAQEKAALQAEEQRSTRSSERQVLSGTGTPASGRAAAAFAAAQSKIGTPYVYGATGPSSFDCSGLTSWAYAQAGVGIPRTSEAQTGAGTRISSMSDLQVGDLVFFFNDLHHVGLYAGNGQVLHAPRTGTVVRYESMGTIGGPFMFGVRV; this is encoded by the coding sequence GTGGCGTCCCACCGTCGTCCCAAGCAGCCGAGCCGCACGCGCGTGACCGTGCTCACCACCGCCGCTGCCGCCGCTGTCGCTCTCAGCTCCCAGGCCGCCAACGCCGCCCCGAGCGAGAAGCCGAGCAAGGACGAGGTCAAGGCCAAGGTCGACAAGCTCTACCAGGAGGCCGAGCAGGCCACCGAGAAGTACAACGGCGCCAAGGAGAAGCAGGAGAAGCTCCAGAAGGAGATCTCCACCATCCAGGACAACGTCGCCCGCGGCCAGGAGGAGCTCAACGAGCTGCGCGACGGCCTCGGTTCGATGGCCAGCGCCCAGTACCGCTCCGGCGGGATCGACCCCTCCCTCCAGCTCTTCCTCTCCGCCGACCCGGACGACTACCTGGACAAGGCCTCCACGCTCGACCAGCTGAGCGGTCAGCAGGTCGAGGCGCTGAAGAAGATCCAGACCAAGCAGCGGGACCTCTCCCAGCAGCGCTCCGAGGCGACCGAGAAGCTCAAGGACCTCGCCTCCACCCGCACCGAGCTGGGCAAGAAGAAGAAGGAGGTCCAGGGCAAGCTCTCCTCCGCGCAGAAGCTGCTCAACAGCCTCACCGCGCAGGAGAAGGCCGCCCTCCAGGCCGAGGAGCAGCGCTCCACCCGCAGCAGCGAGCGCCAGGTCCTGTCCGGCACCGGCACCCCCGCCTCCGGCCGGGCCGCCGCCGCCTTCGCCGCCGCCCAGAGCAAGATCGGCACGCCCTACGTCTACGGCGCCACCGGCCCGTCCTCCTTCGACTGCTCGGGCCTGACCTCCTGGGCCTACGCGCAGGCCGGCGTCGGCATCCCGCGTACGTCCGAGGCGCAGACCGGCGCGGGCACGCGGATCTCCTCGATGAGCGACCTCCAGGTCGGCGACCTCGTCTTCTTCTTCAACGACCTGCACCACGTCGGCCTCTACGCCGGCAACGGCCAGGTGCTGCACGCGCCGCGCACCGGCACGGTCGTCCGCTACGAGTCGATGGGCACCATCGGCGGTCCCTTCATGTTCGGCGTGCGGGTCTGA